In Vanrija pseudolonga chromosome 4, complete sequence, a single window of DNA contains:
- the DGAT2B_0 gene encoding Diacylglycerol O-acyltransferase 2B, with product MTADTSTDRPVVDTAAPESTTSSTTNSTILSEKSSSTPSTPGTSTAPLTPLTPKDAKAKLKKEKDSISRSNSLLDLLHVPTPEPIKFAPLNVPTHRRAQTAAVAVWSVMIPITFTAFFGAFIFPFLWPFLIAYAIWFMFIDKAWERKGGRSQEWVRRSAFWRYFASYYPVRTLKEADLPADRKYVFGYHPHGIISMGALCTFATEATGFSELFPGIKPHLLTLDSNFRVPFYRDILMAMGISSVSKRSCRSILKKGPGNSIAIVIGGASESLYAHPGTHNLTLKKRFGFVKVAIREGADLVPVYGFGENDIYEQLPNEKGSGVYKFQKNFQAMFGFTFPLFHGRGIFNYNYGLMPFRHDIVTVIGKPIKIKQNPNPTDEEVQEYHKLYIEGLQEIWDKYKDEFAKDRTSELKLVA from the exons ATGACCGCCGACACCTCCACCGaccggcccgtcgtcgacacggcagcgcccgagtcgacaacgtcgagcACAACCAACAGCACCATCCTGTCCGAGAaatcgtcgtcgacaccctCAACACCCGGCACGAGCACAGCCCCGCTCACGCCACTCACGCCCAAGGATGCaaaggccaagctcaagaaggagaaggactCGATctcgcgctcaaactcgCTCCTCGACTTGCTACACGTGCCCACGCCGGAACCTATCAA GTTCGCACCCCTCAACGTCCCGACGCACCGGCGTGCCCAgacggccgccgtcgccgtctggTCCGTCATGATCCCCATCACGTTCACCGCCTTTTTCGGCGCCTT CATCTTCCCATTCCTCTGGCCATTCCTCATCGCCTATGCCATCTGGTTCATGTTCATCGACAAGGCATGGGAACGTAAGGGCGGCAGGTCGCAGGAGTGGGTCCGTCGCTCTGCCTTCTGGCGCTACTTTGCGA GCTACTACCCTGTTCGCACTCTCAAGGAGGCCGACCTCCCCGCCGACCGCAAGTATGTGTTTGGCTACCACCCCCACGGCATCATCTCGATGGGTGCGCTCTGCACCTTTGCGACCGAGGCGACAGGGTTCTCCGAGCTCTTCCCCGGAATCAAGCCTCATCTCCTCACCCTTG ACTCCAACTTCCGCGTGCCTTTCTACCGCGACATCCTGATGGCTATGGGTATCTCGTCCGTCTCCAAGCGCTCGTGCCGCAGCATCCTCAAGAAGGGTCCAGGCAACTCGATCGCCATCGTCATTGGCGGTGCCTCCGAATCGCTCTACGCCCACCCCGGCACACACAACCTGACGCTCAAGAAGCGCTTCGGCTTTGTCAAGGTCGCTATCCGTGAGGGTGCCGACCTCGTCCCCGTGTACGGCTTTGGCGAGAACGACATTTACGAGCAGCTCCCCAACGAGaagggcagcggcgtgtACAAGTTCCAGAAGAACTTCCAGGCAATGTTCGGCTTCACCTTCCCCCTCTTCCACGGCCGCGGCATCTTCAACTACAACTATGGCCTGATGCCCTTCCGCCACGACATTGTCACTGTCATTGGCAAGCCCATCAAGATCAAGCAGAACCCCAACCccacggacgaggaggttCAGGAGTACCACAAGCTGTACATTGAGGGTCTCCAGGA GATCTGGGACAAGTACAAGGACGAGTTTGCCAAGGACCGCACCTCTGAGCTCAAGCTTGTTGCGTAA